One window of Camelina sativa cultivar DH55 chromosome 4, Cs, whole genome shotgun sequence genomic DNA carries:
- the LOC104780100 gene encoding transmembrane protein 230, with protein MASRRNVRYAELPGDEDDEDYGNGVGRRRDFDPRFDYTPKAFDRVPWKSIALAVFLLFLGCLLLLLSFFIFTGHMEGDSSQGYALLVLGILTFLPGFYETRIAYYSWRGAEGYRFAAIPSY; from the exons ATGGCGTCGAGGCGAAATGTAAGGTATGCTGAGCTTCcaggagatgaagatgatgaagattatGGAAATGGTGTTGGTAGAAGGAGAGATTTCGATCCTCGTTTCGATTATACACCGAAAGCTTTTGATAGAGTGCCGTGGAAATCTATAGCATTAGctgtgtttcttctcttccttggttgtttgcttcttcttttgtcgtTTTTCATCTTCACTGGTCACATGGAAGGAGATAGTTCTCAAGGTTATgctcttcttgttcttgggATCCTTACTTTCCTCCCTG GTTTCTACGAGACCAGGATTGCGTACTATTCATGGAGAGGAGCTGAAGGGTATCGCTTCGCTGCCATTCCCTCTTACTGA